Proteins co-encoded in one Chitinivibrio alkaliphilus ACht1 genomic window:
- a CDS encoding transporter substrate-binding domain-containing protein, translating to MNTPSIFLCMILLLVSLSGSPIEDAHIVFSSDTWHDLTRSDESGLYFDLIRAVYEPHGYTVSFEIVPYARSVYLVQDTLVDGWVASFMDEKDFPQYPRWHFDRNRQIAVSHVDGGQTFTGAESLVGKDLIWLRDFNLDQYLPYDVTYEEIDYISGLFSMLKEGRADFFIGAESDIMDAVAEYDIDTSQFNFDFVMHLKLYMAFAQTERGDYLKTLWDKTMDDLHRTPEFRNIYKNYGYPIPFD from the coding sequence ATGAACACCCCATCCATCTTTCTTTGCATGATACTCCTGCTCGTGTCACTCTCTGGCTCTCCCATAGAAGATGCACATATTGTGTTTTCTTCAGATACGTGGCATGATTTAACCCGGAGCGATGAGAGCGGGCTCTATTTTGATCTAATTCGTGCCGTCTACGAACCCCACGGATATACCGTTTCTTTTGAGATTGTTCCCTACGCACGATCGGTCTATCTTGTGCAGGATACCCTTGTAGATGGCTGGGTTGCTTCCTTCATGGATGAGAAGGATTTTCCCCAGTACCCTCGCTGGCATTTTGATAGAAATCGACAAATCGCAGTGTCCCACGTAGATGGGGGGCAGACATTCACAGGAGCCGAAAGCCTCGTGGGAAAAGATCTCATATGGTTGCGAGATTTTAACTTAGACCAATATCTCCCCTATGATGTAACCTACGAAGAGATAGACTACATTAGTGGCCTTTTTTCTATGTTGAAAGAGGGACGGGCAGACTTTTTTATTGGAGCCGAATCAGACATTATGGATGCTGTTGCGGAATATGACATTGATACATCTCAATTTAATTTCGACTTTGTCATGCATCTCAAGCTCTACATGGCTTTTGCTCAAACAGAACGGGGAGACTATCTAAAAACCCTTTGGGACAAGACCATGGATGATCTCCATAGAACCCCGGAGTTCCGAAATATATATAAAAACTATGGCTATCCAATCCCCTTTGATTAA
- a CDS encoding DUF4402 domain-containing protein, whose amino-acid sequence MGGCSKALLVLGSICFFVLVISAGPLHLFDQHEVYVPAEMSLEIEKVQDMQMGSFLVGGAGGSVTITSAGGFFGTGAVDVIDMPARGQPAQFSLTLCPDMEQSQSSLVIISLLSEGVFSNYTDHRMDFTPHDIEIVQDTLLPNGCTMQILSIGGCLDIPSTIGRGSYWGGIVLQIDHQ is encoded by the coding sequence ATGGGGGGATGTAGTAAGGCCTTGCTCGTTCTCGGTAGTATTTGTTTTTTTGTCCTGGTTATTTCTGCAGGACCGCTCCATCTTTTTGATCAACACGAAGTATATGTTCCTGCGGAGATGTCTTTGGAAATCGAGAAAGTACAGGATATGCAGATGGGTTCCTTTCTTGTAGGAGGTGCCGGCGGCAGTGTTACTATTACCAGTGCTGGGGGATTCTTTGGCACGGGAGCTGTTGATGTGATCGACATGCCTGCGCGGGGGCAGCCAGCACAATTCTCGCTTACTCTCTGTCCCGATATGGAGCAATCGCAATCCTCTCTTGTCATTATTTCTCTGCTTTCAGAAGGCGTTTTTTCAAACTATACCGACCACAGAATGGATTTTACGCCTCACGACATAGAAATAGTACAGGATACGCTTTTACCAAATGGGTGTACCATGCAGATACTCTCTATCGGGGGCTGTCTCGATATTCCATCGACCATTGGACGGGGGAGTTACTGGGGTGGGATTGTCCTGCAAATCGATCATCAATGA
- a CDS encoding DUF4402 domain-containing protein yields MRNVQTNVASIALALIFFVSMSFGQTFTGDAQVEFTSEAQVEIARMEINAKILSEMNFGLITLAGTGSAVQAQIQPQAHGEGDGNASVTGGEIDDTEASQLQFVVWGGEDGTGYTVTLPETATLENPPAFGAEDQTTATMEIGNFAVLGGEGRTMSTANVDEAFDPSDNSFDNTLADGNIDDYDVVSVGAVLGISGDQRVGTYTGDITVMVEYN; encoded by the coding sequence ATGAGAAATGTACAAACCAACGTAGCGAGTATTGCCCTTGCTCTCATTTTCTTTGTAAGCATGTCCTTTGGCCAAACCTTTACGGGAGATGCACAAGTTGAATTTACCTCTGAAGCACAAGTAGAAATTGCGCGCATGGAAATAAATGCAAAAATACTTTCAGAGATGAATTTTGGATTGATTACTTTGGCCGGAACTGGTTCAGCGGTACAAGCACAAATCCAACCTCAAGCACATGGTGAAGGAGATGGAAACGCAAGTGTAACGGGCGGGGAAATTGATGATACTGAAGCGTCACAATTGCAGTTCGTTGTATGGGGTGGTGAAGATGGAACTGGGTATACTGTAACTCTTCCCGAGACAGCAACCCTTGAAAACCCACCCGCCTTTGGTGCTGAAGATCAAACAACAGCCACCATGGAAATCGGCAATTTCGCCGTTCTGGGCGGTGAAGGACGAACCATGAGTACAGCAAATGTTGATGAAGCATTTGATCCATCTGATAATAGTTTTGATAATACCCTTGCTGATGGCAATATCGATGATTATGATGTAGTCTCCGTGGGGGCAGTTCTTGGTATTTCTGGAGATCAGCGGGTTGGAACATACACCGGTGATATAACCGTTATGGTAGAGTATAACTAA
- a CDS encoding riboflavin synthase encodes MFTGLIETTGVVTTIFRENRSLVMGITPQTDPYDVSRGDSVAINGVCLTVERSRGRELFFRAVFETVASTTLGTVSHGGVVNMERALAVGGRLDGHIVQGHVDTQATLVEIRPVGDSFLYGFDIPAAHEPYIVSKGSVAIDGISLTIARQEKGRFWVSVIPVTMEETNLHCTKIHNKVNIECDILARYVERLLRCTSKDDEGRGDTGLMNLLQRSGF; translated from the coding sequence GTGTTTACCGGGCTTATAGAGACCACCGGTGTTGTAACGACCATCTTTCGTGAAAACCGAAGTTTGGTAATGGGCATTACCCCTCAAACCGACCCCTACGACGTTTCACGGGGGGATTCCGTGGCCATAAATGGTGTCTGTCTTACGGTAGAGCGGTCTCGCGGAAGAGAGCTGTTCTTTCGGGCTGTCTTTGAAACGGTTGCAAGCACCACCTTGGGCACTGTATCTCATGGGGGGGTTGTAAATATGGAACGGGCCCTTGCTGTGGGAGGGCGTCTTGATGGACATATTGTGCAGGGGCATGTGGATACGCAGGCGACCCTTGTGGAAATACGCCCTGTGGGAGATTCCTTCTTATACGGATTTGATATTCCGGCTGCCCATGAACCCTATATTGTATCCAAAGGTTCTGTGGCAATAGATGGTATCTCACTGACCATAGCCCGTCAGGAAAAAGGGCGTTTTTGGGTTTCTGTTATCCCCGTTACTATGGAAGAAACAAATCTTCATTGTACAAAAATACACAACAAGGTAAACATTGAGTGCGATATTCTCGCCCGCTATGTTGAACGACTTCTCCGCTGTACATCAAAAGATGATGAGGGGCGGGGAGATACTGGTCTTATGAATTTATTGCAAAGGAGTGGGTTTTGA
- the sppA gene encoding signal peptide peptidase SppA → MKKYLPLCIVLIALIGLPLLIALVKVHLFGDYFDAYGRVSPFQHPVIGVVTIDGIIMDSQDIVERIAKLERTPTVKAILVEINSPGGAVAPSQEIFEALHASTKPTVTTMQSVSASGGYYIAAGTDKIFANPSTLTGSIGVIMQLPRYDNLLNTLGVEMRVITAGNRKDAGSPYRSMSDGEHEYFQNILTETHERFIADIARGRDMDKEDLSLYAEGEIFTGTTAFQHGLIDSIGSSATAVQYIIDTLGLPAQTPMARKKEPHPLLQHLQESSLWNRVFGSQRLESGLYYLAPSLL, encoded by the coding sequence ATGAAAAAATATCTCCCTCTCTGTATAGTGCTCATTGCTCTTATCGGTCTTCCGCTTCTTATTGCCCTTGTAAAGGTACATCTCTTTGGTGACTACTTCGATGCATACGGACGTGTATCGCCATTTCAACATCCTGTAATCGGTGTGGTTACCATCGACGGCATCATCATGGATTCCCAAGATATTGTTGAGCGTATTGCAAAATTGGAACGAACCCCTACGGTGAAGGCTATTCTTGTGGAAATAAACAGCCCCGGTGGAGCTGTTGCCCCATCTCAGGAAATATTTGAGGCCCTGCACGCATCTACAAAGCCTACGGTGACAACAATGCAGTCGGTTTCAGCTTCGGGGGGATACTATATAGCTGCCGGTACGGATAAAATTTTTGCCAACCCAAGTACCCTCACCGGCAGTATCGGTGTTATTATGCAACTGCCCCGATACGACAACCTTCTCAATACACTTGGCGTTGAAATGCGGGTAATTACCGCGGGAAATCGAAAAGACGCGGGCAGCCCGTATCGATCCATGAGTGATGGAGAGCACGAATATTTCCAGAATATCCTCACAGAAACCCATGAGAGATTTATTGCTGATATTGCCCGTGGAAGAGATATGGACAAAGAAGATCTTTCCCTCTATGCAGAGGGTGAAATTTTCACGGGAACAACGGCATTCCAGCATGGATTAATTGACTCTATCGGAAGCAGCGCCACGGCCGTCCAATATATTATTGACACCCTTGGTCTTCCCGCTCAAACCCCCATGGCACGGAAAAAAGAACCGCACCCACTGTTGCAGCATCTTCAGGAAAGCTCTTTGTGGAATAGAGTTTTTGGCTCACAGAGATTGGAAAGTGGCCTGTATTATCTTGCCCCGTCTCTTCTCTAA
- a CDS encoding ACP S-malonyltransferase, whose protein sequence is MGETRIILLPGQGAHFPGMGRDLLSCTASRFPYYLEAASDYAGEDLSRLGEDMDSHSFCRSAYIQPLITAISLAYYALLQDAGVEVDYVLGHSLGEISALGVAGVLSPEETIETAAFRGIHMDQCAAAVTGGMFVPLFLEYDTVAEEIRRLGLDKELYIANINAPQQLVLSGTVRAFDTLAASLERSHTFRTKRLAVNGPWHTPFLEEARAAFIEWAPTRTFHDASIPLIMNATGSCEVSASVICQRIADQLVSPVYWGKCLTSAVDFYGCTTVYELGPGGILKSTLRANGLQKKITSYHSLSTVEALNRFITAQEV, encoded by the coding sequence ATGGGAGAGACCCGGATTATTCTACTTCCCGGACAAGGGGCGCATTTCCCAGGAATGGGACGTGACCTTCTTTCATGCACGGCGTCACGTTTCCCCTATTACTTGGAAGCAGCCAGTGATTATGCGGGGGAAGATCTCTCACGTCTTGGTGAAGATATGGATTCGCACTCCTTTTGCCGGTCTGCCTACATCCAACCGCTTATCACAGCCATAAGCTTGGCCTATTACGCTCTCTTACAAGATGCTGGTGTGGAAGTTGATTATGTTCTGGGACACTCCCTGGGAGAGATTAGTGCTCTCGGTGTGGCCGGCGTTCTTTCTCCGGAAGAGACCATTGAAACAGCAGCATTTCGAGGAATTCACATGGATCAATGTGCCGCAGCGGTTACGGGAGGAATGTTTGTCCCGTTATTTCTGGAGTATGATACGGTTGCTGAAGAGATTCGTCGTCTGGGACTGGATAAAGAACTCTATATTGCGAATATAAATGCTCCGCAACAGCTGGTGCTTTCCGGGACTGTTCGTGCCTTTGATACACTTGCTGCATCCTTGGAGCGCTCCCATACCTTCCGTACGAAGCGACTTGCCGTGAATGGTCCTTGGCACACACCGTTTCTTGAAGAGGCTCGTGCCGCTTTTATTGAATGGGCTCCCACTCGTACGTTCCATGATGCCTCCATACCGCTCATCATGAACGCGACCGGTTCCTGTGAGGTGTCTGCATCGGTGATATGCCAACGTATTGCGGACCAACTGGTGTCTCCGGTATATTGGGGCAAATGTCTTACCTCAGCCGTTGATTTTTATGGGTGTACCACCGTATACGAGTTAGGGCCGGGGGGGATTTTAAAATCAACCCTTCGTGCGAACGGTCTGCAGAAAAAAATAACCTCCTACCATAGTCTCTCCACTGTTGAGGCGTTGAATCGCTTTATCACAGCGCAGGAGGTATAA
- a CDS encoding LysM peptidoglycan-binding domain-containing protein: MKTPLLFCTIVGILLISACSPAMREERVRSRAEVVRDSLEQTQEPRKDLPEDESRLITDPIEVLLISDTLISAAELFAMDGDFSTGNELVQLAFEVLLSHEEISHHEDLIAELRIYERMGNFYVNLAPESYLDSLPDEIAPYVTQMQLESVMSSLDTTTMDTALIPTDCFSAPYNIPITHNARVNAALLTLLAEHRRPYMNRLLHRGEQFRPFMNEIYEEYGLPTDLTYLPLLESAFNLKAYSVAHASGVWQFIPSTGKIFDLRQNYWIDERRDPIKATIASARYFSRLHGLFDDWYLALAAYNCGEGRVRRELNRSDGDTYWDLDRLPRETMNYVPLYIAYQIIAKNARCFGFDYGPVEELYTFDTVMVSDCLDMRRIAEGIGVTYDELQSLNPHILHWATPPNMDDVILYLPEGTRDAFDTYYASLTPADMVEWYRYKVQPGDNLSTIARTFNTSVSAIQSINSMRSSRIVAGRYIFIPVESTQEAERLLKQRGKPQDTGRQKRRYRVSAGETASEIAHTMGVSLSDMRSWNPDVSLSRIRPGQILTIYTDHDHAKTHRVVSGDSGYAIARKYGISLDELRQHNPGKNLARLSVGDTLFLGSPETGTPPESASAKPSRNQKQYHRVESGETAYAISREYAVSLDSLRSWNAGHDLGRLSIGDTLTIFGEQPKDETAHQETTPPAEEPSSSSSEEKEKRYYRVSQGETLFSISQALSVPVSSLITWNDKDVHAPVIHPGERLIYYTTSQAPQDHIRYRVNRGDSYFSIARKFSTSAKEIAAANNRDTTEVLRVGEILHIPDTTGPRPSQEKPAAASDSAELTTYTVQQGDNLWSISRAFNTTVHEICVTNNIETSTRLYPGDTLLIRQSE, translated from the coding sequence ATGAAAACACCACTTCTTTTTTGTACAATTGTAGGTATTCTCCTCATATCTGCCTGCTCTCCCGCCATGCGCGAGGAGCGCGTGAGAAGCCGCGCTGAGGTGGTCCGTGACTCCCTGGAACAAACCCAAGAGCCCCGAAAGGACCTTCCGGAGGATGAAAGTCGCCTCATCACCGACCCTATTGAGGTGCTCTTAATTTCTGATACACTCATCTCTGCAGCGGAATTATTTGCCATGGATGGCGACTTTTCCACGGGGAATGAGTTGGTACAACTTGCCTTTGAAGTGCTTTTATCGCACGAAGAAATTTCTCACCATGAAGACCTTATCGCGGAATTACGCATTTACGAACGCATGGGGAATTTTTATGTCAATCTTGCCCCCGAAAGCTATCTCGACTCTCTGCCCGATGAAATAGCCCCCTACGTTACACAAATGCAGCTGGAATCTGTTATGAGTAGTCTCGACACGACGACCATGGATACCGCCCTTATTCCCACAGACTGTTTTTCCGCCCCGTATAATATCCCCATAACCCATAACGCACGGGTCAACGCGGCACTATTGACACTCCTTGCAGAACATCGACGGCCCTATATGAACCGTCTCCTACACCGGGGGGAACAATTCCGCCCCTTTATGAATGAGATCTATGAAGAATACGGCCTCCCCACAGATCTCACCTATCTGCCCCTTCTTGAGAGCGCCTTTAATCTCAAAGCGTATTCCGTGGCACACGCCTCGGGAGTATGGCAGTTTATTCCTTCAACAGGAAAAATCTTTGATCTCCGTCAGAATTACTGGATTGATGAACGACGCGACCCCATAAAAGCAACCATTGCATCTGCCCGGTATTTTTCTCGGCTCCATGGACTATTTGATGATTGGTATCTTGCCTTGGCAGCCTATAATTGTGGTGAGGGACGGGTCCGACGAGAACTAAACCGCTCCGATGGCGATACATACTGGGATTTAGACCGTCTTCCCCGTGAAACCATGAACTACGTGCCTCTCTATATTGCCTATCAAATTATTGCCAAGAATGCCCGCTGTTTTGGCTTTGACTACGGTCCCGTGGAAGAGCTCTACACTTTCGATACGGTCATGGTGTCAGACTGCCTTGACATGCGGAGAATTGCTGAAGGAATCGGCGTTACCTATGATGAGCTACAAAGCTTAAACCCCCACATTCTCCACTGGGCAACTCCGCCTAATATGGATGATGTTATTTTGTATCTGCCTGAGGGAACACGGGACGCCTTCGATACCTACTACGCCAGCCTTACCCCAGCAGATATGGTTGAGTGGTATCGGTATAAAGTGCAACCCGGTGACAACCTCAGCACCATTGCCCGTACGTTTAATACCAGCGTCAGCGCCATTCAATCCATTAATTCCATGCGGAGCAGTCGCATTGTGGCCGGACGGTATATCTTTATTCCCGTTGAATCAACCCAGGAGGCAGAACGACTGTTAAAACAGCGGGGGAAGCCTCAGGACACGGGAAGACAAAAACGAAGATATCGTGTTTCTGCCGGAGAAACAGCCTCTGAAATAGCTCATACCATGGGAGTGTCCCTTTCTGATATGCGTTCTTGGAACCCCGATGTGTCCCTTTCTCGTATACGACCAGGACAAATACTTACTATCTACACCGACCATGATCATGCCAAAACCCATCGGGTCGTCTCCGGAGATTCTGGATATGCCATTGCACGGAAGTACGGGATCAGCCTCGACGAATTACGCCAACATAACCCAGGAAAAAATCTCGCCCGCCTCAGTGTAGGAGACACGCTCTTTCTGGGATCTCCTGAAACAGGAACACCCCCTGAGTCTGCTTCAGCAAAACCAAGCCGGAACCAAAAACAGTACCACAGGGTGGAATCGGGAGAAACAGCCTATGCCATCAGCAGGGAGTACGCGGTCTCTCTTGACAGCCTGCGATCATGGAATGCAGGACACGATCTAGGGCGCCTTTCCATTGGTGATACTCTTACCATATTCGGAGAACAACCCAAAGATGAAACAGCGCACCAAGAAACTACTCCTCCTGCCGAAGAACCCTCTTCCTCTTCTTCAGAGGAAAAAGAAAAGCGTTACTATCGGGTATCCCAGGGAGAAACTCTTTTTTCCATCTCGCAGGCTCTCTCTGTTCCGGTAAGTTCACTGATTACCTGGAATGACAAGGATGTACACGCTCCGGTAATCCACCCTGGGGAACGCCTTATCTACTATACAACCTCTCAGGCCCCACAAGACCACATTCGATACCGTGTCAACCGTGGTGATAGCTATTTTAGCATTGCCCGAAAATTTAGTACCTCAGCAAAAGAAATTGCCGCCGCGAACAACCGGGACACCACGGAGGTTCTTCGCGTTGGGGAGATTCTTCACATTCCTGATACAACAGGGCCCCGCCCCTCTCAAGAAAAACCAGCAGCCGCATCCGACTCCGCGGAGTTGACAACCTACACTGTCCAGCAGGGAGATAATCTCTGGAGTATTTCACGTGCCTTTAATACAACCGTACATGAAATTTGCGTCACCAATAATATTGAAACATCAACACGTCTGTATCCCGGTGATACCCTACTGATACGTCAATCGGAGTAG
- a CDS encoding hybrid sensor histidine kinase/response regulator — MRNRLQFKLVLLLSLFSIFSTVIVSGIEIRNRYVRGLDDIQAELQNLMETHGATLGQNLWRFDEPSIQLQMESMANSPSVVGVKISDLRGGIRTYGDREDHVDELSVSGNIYHVYQDPPVHVGDIALFGTEESLRKTILRDIPGMVIGELGRTITLAVFFLGLFYVLFGKHMRTIMEYVETFDVENSPAKIVLKRNGFRRGTDELDRLVDALEKMASRIKHDLLMQKQAEQEIQQREEDLRVTLASIGDAVVTTDMAGCITRMNPVAERLTGESFKEVEGTPFDEVFHLIHAHTRERVVSPIDTVISQGKTQSIERNVLIVSRHGQEYHIGDSAAPIRAASGEVMGAVVVFHDMSEEVALQEKLNQSQKMDALGQLSGGIAHDFNNILGGILGAAELLTSEDLSREERENYAELIRTTADRGAGLTRKLLSFSRKGDAEKRQMEVVSLVEETEEILERTLDKSIDITVQNTIGSSVYINGDETLLQNALINLGINASHAMPRGGALQYRVSIVSLDAAYCEKSTFSLSPGEYVEIAVRDTGCGMSSAVQQRIFEPFFTTKEMGKGTGLGLSAVYGAMQDHGGAVTVYSEEGVGTVFRLYFPRVLLTGEVRDTSEKVVHGAGLLLVIDDDEIMRYTATAMLESLGYEVVSAQNGLEGLQLFQREPETFDLVLLDMIMPVMGGRDTFERLRRVRQDIKIIISSGFSRDEALQSLYLQGLDGFISKPFNRVELSRMVAAVLQRTMPNSGRND, encoded by the coding sequence ATGCGAAATCGTCTACAGTTTAAGCTGGTATTACTTCTCTCTCTCTTTAGTATTTTTTCCACTGTTATCGTATCGGGTATAGAAATTCGCAATCGCTATGTTCGCGGATTGGACGATATACAGGCTGAATTGCAGAATCTCATGGAAACCCACGGGGCTACTCTCGGTCAGAATCTATGGCGTTTTGATGAGCCCTCCATTCAACTGCAAATGGAGAGTATGGCCAACTCACCTTCTGTGGTGGGGGTGAAAATTTCTGATCTTCGGGGAGGAATACGCACGTACGGTGATCGAGAGGATCACGTGGATGAGCTCTCTGTGTCTGGAAATATTTACCATGTGTACCAAGACCCACCGGTACATGTGGGAGATATTGCTCTCTTTGGCACGGAGGAGTCTCTTCGCAAAACAATTCTTCGCGATATTCCTGGGATGGTTATTGGCGAGCTGGGACGTACGATCACTTTGGCCGTGTTTTTTTTAGGGCTTTTCTATGTTCTTTTTGGAAAACACATGCGGACTATTATGGAGTATGTCGAAACATTTGATGTTGAAAACTCTCCGGCAAAGATCGTTCTAAAAAGAAACGGTTTTAGGCGTGGTACAGACGAACTCGATCGTCTTGTTGATGCTCTGGAAAAAATGGCCAGTCGAATTAAGCACGATCTTTTAATGCAAAAACAAGCCGAGCAGGAAATCCAACAGCGCGAAGAAGATTTACGGGTTACTCTTGCCTCAATTGGGGATGCCGTCGTAACCACGGACATGGCCGGGTGTATTACACGTATGAATCCTGTGGCGGAGCGATTGACGGGGGAGTCCTTCAAAGAAGTGGAGGGAACCCCCTTTGACGAAGTATTTCATCTGATTCATGCCCATACTCGTGAGAGGGTCGTAAGTCCTATTGATACGGTCATATCTCAAGGAAAGACACAGAGTATTGAGAGAAACGTACTTATTGTCTCACGGCATGGACAGGAGTATCATATTGGAGATTCAGCTGCTCCCATACGTGCGGCATCGGGAGAAGTTATGGGGGCGGTTGTCGTATTTCACGATATGAGCGAAGAGGTAGCCCTACAGGAAAAATTAAATCAGTCTCAGAAAATGGATGCCCTTGGTCAGTTATCCGGGGGGATTGCCCACGATTTTAACAATATTCTTGGGGGGATTCTTGGAGCTGCGGAATTGCTCACCAGTGAAGATCTTTCCCGTGAGGAGCGTGAAAACTACGCCGAACTCATTCGTACCACCGCTGATCGGGGGGCCGGATTAACCCGAAAATTACTCTCCTTTTCTCGGAAAGGTGATGCGGAAAAACGGCAGATGGAGGTCGTCTCTCTCGTAGAGGAAACGGAGGAAATTCTTGAAAGAACCCTTGATAAATCTATTGATATTACCGTACAAAACACGATTGGTTCTTCCGTGTATATCAATGGAGATGAAACCTTACTACAGAATGCTCTTATAAACTTGGGAATTAATGCAAGTCATGCCATGCCTCGCGGGGGGGCACTTCAATACCGTGTCAGCATAGTATCCCTCGATGCTGCCTATTGTGAAAAAAGTACCTTTTCCCTTTCACCGGGGGAGTATGTTGAAATAGCTGTTCGTGATACGGGATGCGGTATGTCTTCTGCGGTACAGCAGCGTATTTTTGAACCCTTTTTTACCACGAAAGAGATGGGTAAGGGCACCGGCTTAGGTTTGTCTGCAGTATATGGCGCCATGCAGGATCATGGCGGAGCTGTCACGGTGTATAGTGAAGAAGGGGTTGGGACGGTCTTTCGTCTCTATTTTCCCCGTGTGCTTCTGACGGGTGAGGTGCGGGATACTTCAGAGAAGGTGGTGCATGGAGCGGGGCTATTGTTGGTTATAGATGATGATGAAATTATGCGTTACACAGCCACGGCCATGTTAGAGTCTCTGGGCTATGAGGTCGTGAGTGCGCAGAATGGCCTTGAAGGATTACAGCTGTTTCAAAGAGAGCCTGAAACCTTTGACCTGGTTCTTCTTGATATGATTATGCCTGTTATGGGTGGGCGGGATACCTTTGAACGGCTTCGCCGTGTGCGGCAGGATATTAAGATTATTATTTCATCGGGATTTTCCCGTGATGAAGCTTTGCAGAGCCTGTATTTACAGGGGCTTGATGGCTTTATCAGTAAGCCCTTTAATCGGGTTGAGTTGAGCCGTATGGTTGCTGCAGTACTACAGAGAACCATGCCGAATTCTGGAAGAAATGATTAG